GGTGAACTCTTCATCTGCGGGCGGCAAAAAGACATGATTATCCTCGCAGGAAAAAATCATTACTCTGAAGATCTTGAAGTCACTCTATCGACCAATACCCGGCAATATCTTCGCCCAGGCCGAATTGCCGCGGTGTCTTATGAAGAAACCACCACTTCGGTAGAGCGCCTTGCAATTGTGGCCGAAGTTAGAAGCCCTGAGCTAGATGAGCCAACCGTTTTTAATGCCATCCGTACTTGCTTAGCCGCCGAGCACAAAGTCGACGTCTCGACCATTGCACTGATTCAATCTGGCAGTATTCCTAAAACCTCAAGCGGTAAACTACGAAGATTTGAGGCCCGAGAAAGATTACTCGACAATACCCTCGACACACTTCCTCATGGCATCTGGACTGCGCCCGTCAGTGATTTCAATTCCATGCCTGGTTACGAAGAAACATTGGCTATGATTCTTCGCACCTTAACTCAGCTTACCCATTCACCTTCGCCTCTACCGCCCGAGACCTCTCTCCCAGCACTCAATTTGTCCCAGCTGGCAGTTGGAGAGCTTATTGAGGCGATTAACAAAGAGCACCCGCACGCAGCCATTCGCATCAGTACTCTCTTAAAAATAGATACGGCGACAGCTTTGGCAGCCCACCTTATCGAAGGTGACGCAACTGGGATGTCGAAGGCCAGAGAGCCCATGCCAGATCTGAAGGCGCACCCCACAGCCGCCGCTGATACAATCTCAACAGTTATCCACCCGCTCCTCTATGCACAGGAAGCCGCGCTTAAAGAACACCTCAACCCTTTTGCAGAGCCCAACAATTTAATGCTCTGTGGTTGGTTACAAGGAGACATTTCACTGGAGGCGCTTCAAAAAGCCGTTGAATGGCTAACTGAAAGGCAATCGGCTCTGCGCACAACCTTTGAACAACGCCGCGATGGTTCCTACGGACAACTCGTTCAACCAGACTGGTCTTCTGATAATTTCTACCTAGAAGATGCAGAAAACGAGACTGAAGCTTACAGCCGCGTTCATACGTTGATCGGTAGACATCTGAACCTGGAACAATCCTCTTTCGATTTTCACGTCTTTCGTCTCAGCTCAGATAAAATGCTTATCGCTGCAGTTCTGCATCCCGCAATTTGCGACCACTGGTCTCTTAACATCCTGCGCAATGAACTTGCTCAGCTCTACGCACAAGCCAAAGATAACGTGGAAAACCCTGACGTGACTGGAGCACTGCCATATCAACTCGTTGATGTAGCGCATTGGCAGCAAGGGCTTTTGCAGACCCATGCCTTCGACCGTCGTATCGGATTTTGGAAAACCTATTTACGCGGAACCCTGGAGCATCTCCGCATTCCCGCTGACCGAAACCCGGGAGCATCGCTCGAAGCTATCTCTACAGCTCTCAAAGTAGGTTCCGAAGCCATGGCGGGTCTCAAAGCAGCCTGCGCTCGCTGGAAAACTGACCTACGTGGCGTGTTTATTACAGCCTATGCCACAGTCCTTTCTAGGCACTATCGTCAACGTGAACTGATCATTCAAACACCTATTCAAGGTCGATTAGCCAATACAGAAAACTTGATTGCTCCATGCAGCGAAGCCACTTTGGTTCGCGTAAGGGTCCCTCGTAAAACTTCGTTTCGAGATATGGCCAGCGCCAACGATTCAACTTTCCATCAAGCAATCGAGCACGACATTCCTCTCTCGCTTCTTCACGATGCACTCGGTCACGACGCTTCACTCCGTGAGCACCTCAGCTGGGCCGTGCTTAGCATTCAAGAACCCCCAAAAGAACAAGTCGAAGAACTAAGAAGTTTTAAGTCTGAGGTCTTTCAGAACATAGCCACATCATCATTAACCGGTGATCGTCTTCCTCTGCACTCTCATTCCATCATGGACCTTAAGATGAATGAGAAAGATGAACTCGAAGGCAACTGGCGATGTAAGGCCGCGCTCATGAATCAGCGAGAGCTCGACGCTCTGGCAATCCGATTCCAACGAATCTTAGAAGCCGTTTCTCAATCAACGCGCGAGGGTCCATCGCTTGAAGATACGATTGAGATGAGAGTCATTAAAGATGAGAGCCCCGTCAGTTCAGTGCGACTTTTTGGTTCCAAACAAGACCGCAAAACCAAAGACACAGATATTAGCAGACCTGCTTTAAAGGGAGACGGCTCGCCTCGGCAATCACGCGGCCAAGATTACGGCTCGCTTCCTGTGGGATCTCGGATGCTCTTTGGTTCAATCGCGTCCTTGCCTCCTGAGAAAAAATCGAAACCGGATAAACCCAACTCCGAGGGCGAAGACTGATGGCAGTCAACCTCTCACCCGGTTCCCTAACCGACGCAATCATCGAGTTTTATGCCAAGCTCTTTGGGCAAGATAAACAGGCGATTATCACAACACTGGTCAATCATTTCGCCGGTGAAGATGGTGACCTCAATCCAGAGTCTCTCGTAACGGGCGGTTCCGCCGAAGAGATAATTTCCTTCTATGCCAAGACCTATGATCAAGAACCATCGCAAATCATCGATGCCATCGTGGCAGATTTTGCTAAAAACGACCCCGATTTTGACCTCGAACTCTTTGCACGACAACAACGCGACCCAAGCGTCCTTCGAGACATGGAGAGCCGCCGTGACGAAAGCGCTTCAGAGTCATCTGAGAAAAGCGAGGAGATCACCGAGTGCCCCTTCATCGCAACAGTGGACAGGTTCGCGGGAAGAGAACTCAGTGACCACCGCCGAATCGATGACTGGTTTTCTGAAAAAGTCGACACCTACCGCTGCCCGGCTGATTTAGGGCCTGAAGGAAAAGCTCTTCGAGGTATTCATGCACGTGGCCTTGGCGTCCTCGAGGCCAAGCTCCATGTTTTAGAGCAGACACTTCCACCCTTACCTATTGATAGCGTGAGGCCTGGTGTGTTTGGCCAAACCAAACAAACGTTTCCTGTGATCCTACGATATTCAACCAGCGGTGGCCCTCGCTTCGAGACCATGCCTGATAATGATGGTGACCAAGCAGTTGGTCTAGGCCTCAAAATATTAACCCCGCGTGGTAAGACAGCACACGACCTGCTCTTTATTAATTCTCCTGTTTTTATGACGAACGACCCGGTCGAGCTTGTCTTTCAAGAAGATGCTTCAGCTCTACGTGACTCCTATGCAGCCTCGAGAACAACAGCCGTCCAACAGGTCTTTAACGAAACACAATACTCGGCGTCAGCCTTTCGTTGGGGCGAACAAGCAGCGGTAAAATACAGACTGCGACCGACCCAAGATGCCGCAGATGTTTTACCTGAAGCTCAGCGAAGTAAATACGAGAGCATCATTCAAGAGCGAGGAACCCGCTGCCTTGAGGAAGCGCTGTCTCTTGTTGTAAGTGAAGCTAGAAACTCTCTCGACTTCAATTTAGAAATTCAATTTGCCGATCCTGAGGACGCGGACAGCCACGGCTGCCCCATCGACGATGAACGCATCGACTGGAAGAGTCCCTGGTATTGCGTCGCGCGCCTGGAGATCCCGGCTCAAAATCCCGTGGATGGTGAATCACTCGCTTTCAATCCTTTTCATGTCTCCTCTGCACTGCTTTTACCCTTGGGTCGCCTCAACCGCGCCAGACTCAGCGCTTATGCAAATAGTCAGCGCGTAAGACATGCTCGCAACGAAGCCACTGCTCCGCACCCATACGATTGTCCCATTTCGAAACGCGTCGCCATAGTCGGCG
This genomic stretch from Deltaproteobacteria bacterium harbors:
- a CDS encoding NAD(P)-binding protein codes for the protein MAVNLSPGSLTDAIIEFYAKLFGQDKQAIITTLVNHFAGEDGDLNPESLVTGGSAEEIISFYAKTYDQEPSQIIDAIVADFAKNDPDFDLELFARQQRDPSVLRDMESRRDESASESSEKSEEITECPFIATVDRFAGRELSDHRRIDDWFSEKVDTYRCPADLGPEGKALRGIHARGLGVLEAKLHVLEQTLPPLPIDSVRPGVFGQTKQTFPVILRYSTSGGPRFETMPDNDGDQAVGLGLKILTPRGKTAHDLLFINSPVFMTNDPVELVFQEDASALRDSYAASRTTAVQQVFNETQYSASAFRWGEQAAVKYRLRPTQDAADVLPEAQRSKYESIIQERGTRCLEEALSLVVSEARNSLDFNLEIQFADPEDADSHGCPIDDERIDWKSPWYCVARLEIPAQNPVDGESLAFNPFHVSSALLLPLGRLNRARLSAYANSQRVRHARNEATAPHPYDCPISKRVAIVGGGASGLASALALASFGYQVEVFERLPTLGGHACAKDIDGGKHRRDPAFGAFRARQWPNLWALLKEINVEPISHGAAHDWFDSPFAGWFAKDGHNIERSPDVMETMQKVVLAFTRALRDPEADGRTVGELFDELEVSDEFLLKG
- a CDS encoding AMP-binding protein, with the protein product LQIVKINSDGDPLETMPPGRVGEVWVASGSKTIGYFKEPELTRTAFHARLPGVPDNTNEYLRTGDLGFISAENGELFICGRQKDMIILAGKNHYSEDLEVTLSTNTRQYLRPGRIAAVSYEETTTSVERLAIVAEVRSPELDEPTVFNAIRTCLAAEHKVDVSTIALIQSGSIPKTSSGKLRRFEARERLLDNTLDTLPHGIWTAPVSDFNSMPGYEETLAMILRTLTQLTHSPSPLPPETSLPALNLSQLAVGELIEAINKEHPHAAIRISTLLKIDTATALAAHLIEGDATGMSKAREPMPDLKAHPTAAADTISTVIHPLLYAQEAALKEHLNPFAEPNNLMLCGWLQGDISLEALQKAVEWLTERQSALRTTFEQRRDGSYGQLVQPDWSSDNFYLEDAENETEAYSRVHTLIGRHLNLEQSSFDFHVFRLSSDKMLIAAVLHPAICDHWSLNILRNELAQLYAQAKDNVENPDVTGALPYQLVDVAHWQQGLLQTHAFDRRIGFWKTYLRGTLEHLRIPADRNPGASLEAISTALKVGSEAMAGLKAACARWKTDLRGVFITAYATVLSRHYRQRELIIQTPIQGRLANTENLIAPCSEATLVRVRVPRKTSFRDMASANDSTFHQAIEHDIPLSLLHDALGHDASLREHLSWAVLSIQEPPKEQVEELRSFKSEVFQNIATSSLTGDRLPLHSHSIMDLKMNEKDELEGNWRCKAALMNQRELDALAIRFQRILEAVSQSTREGPSLEDTIEMRVIKDESPVSSVRLFGSKQDRKTKDTDISRPALKGDGSPRQSRGQDYGSLPVGSRMLFGSIASLPPEKKSKPDKPNSEGED